In the Daphnia pulicaria isolate SC F1-1A chromosome 2, SC_F0-13Bv2, whole genome shotgun sequence genome, one interval contains:
- the LOC124325887 gene encoding uncharacterized protein LOC124325887 has translation MFSVKLLSALLLITAGSCSAQFDDGGFPDVLKQSAFEEIIGNYYAFDPFLQTGRKGRELNGARDELQFSAIDPIFESSPQTNTNDDSTYYSIPPAFTPSESKDRDEFQDSVISPALVTRTAPVQHDIRQLNDLQNNSPFKFETEFNSFDSDDYPQYPPFLTEQSARQQQQAQQLSPDATPERSLPKYVIGVASQDGTEDNFFDTKPAHHAPTVRRHSLYRDQFVRRPSAQPQQLLLDESPFARRSLRYANANEEPRYNRPRSNRRSTAEEIRRYSRNIRNGHYIASKVLWRDPHSLADGQLRNRRFLGVIRPSVYAD, from the exons ATG ttTTCCGTGAAGCTTCTAAGCGCCTTACTGCTGATCACAGCTGGCTCGTGTTCAGCCCAGTTTGACGACGGAGGATTTCCGGATGTCCTCAAGCAATCGGCTTTTGAGGAAATCATCGGCAACTATTACGCCTTCGATCCTTTCCTGCAGACTGGCCGCAAAGGTCGCGAATTGAACGGCGCCAGAGACGAATTGCAGTTTTCGGCCATTGATCCGATCTTCGAGTCCTCACCGCAGACCAACACCAACGACGATTCGACTTACTATTCCATCCCGCCAGCTTTTACCCCATCCGAATCTAAAGACCGGGACGAATTCCAAGACTCGGTCATCTCACCAGCACTCGTCACCAGAACCGCACCGGTCCAACACGACATACGACAACTCAACGACCTACAAAACAACAGTCCGTTCAAATTCGAAACGGAATTCAATAGCTTTGACAGCGACGACTACCCACAGTATCCCCCCTTCTTGACTGAGCAATCAgctcgacagcagcagcaggcgcAGCAGCTGTCGCCGGACGCCACCCCGGAGAGAAGTCTCCCCAAATATGTTATCGGAGTCGCTAGCCAAGATGGAACGGAGGACAACTTTTTTGACACCAAGCCAGCACATCACGCGCCAACTGTTAGACGTCATTCACTTTACAGGGACCAATTCGTCAGACGCCCCAGCGCCCAGCCCCAGCAACTGCTGCTTGACGAGTCGCCCTTCGCCCGCCGGTCGCTACGCTACGCCAATGCTAATGAAGAGCCGCGTTACAATCGCCCCAGATCTAATCGTCGATCGACGGCCGAAGAAATCCGAAGATACAGCAGGAATATCCGCAACGGACATTACATCGCTTCCAAG GTTTTGTGGAGGGACCCTCATTCTCTGGCTGACGGGCAGCTGCGCAACCGACGATTCCTCGGTGTCATCCGACCTTCCGTTTACGCTGATTAA